In one Janibacter cremeus genomic region, the following are encoded:
- a CDS encoding MFS transporter: MGVTFGMARYAFGVTLPDIEQDLELSELVLGLISSATFAGYLAGLLLAGPLAARRGSRAPTSVGAVSGAAGAVIVTVAQSPWLLAVGVVLAGSAGGWAWAPYSDIVTRTVPARLQPRALAIITTGTSGGLILLGGLAVLAIAGSWRLVWAGIALAAVVAAVVNVRLVPQVPPRSPSTPRAGWRGLIMPVRVLRVPIAYSLVYFAAIVVYFTYAAEVLESSDLPTGAVPVLYIVMGTTGMVAVMTGTLAQRLGSVRVAALCLVAVAAALALLGLASDSVPAVAASACVFGVGYMTGSAVLAVWTAEVLPERAGTAFTVCLVVGAVASVAAPAVAGALLPAVGMTMLLVATGVVSLGSGVALLLHRPAAGSM; encoded by the coding sequence GTGGGCGTCACCTTCGGTATGGCCCGGTACGCCTTCGGGGTCACGCTGCCCGACATCGAGCAGGACCTGGAGCTGTCCGAGCTGGTGCTCGGTCTCATCTCGAGCGCGACCTTCGCCGGTTACCTGGCCGGTCTGCTGCTCGCCGGTCCGCTCGCCGCTCGCCGCGGCTCCCGCGCTCCGACGAGCGTCGGTGCGGTCAGCGGTGCGGCCGGGGCGGTGATCGTGACCGTCGCGCAGTCCCCGTGGCTTCTCGCCGTGGGCGTCGTCCTCGCCGGCAGCGCCGGCGGCTGGGCCTGGGCCCCGTACTCGGACATCGTGACGCGGACGGTGCCCGCGCGCCTGCAGCCACGTGCCCTGGCGATCATCACGACCGGCACCAGCGGGGGCCTGATCCTGCTCGGCGGTCTGGCCGTCCTCGCCATAGCGGGTTCGTGGCGTCTGGTCTGGGCGGGCATCGCCCTCGCCGCGGTCGTCGCGGCCGTCGTCAACGTGCGCCTGGTCCCGCAGGTGCCGCCGCGGAGCCCGTCGACCCCGCGAGCCGGGTGGCGAGGTCTCATCATGCCGGTGCGGGTGCTGCGGGTGCCGATCGCCTACTCGCTCGTCTACTTCGCAGCGATCGTCGTCTACTTCACCTACGCCGCCGAAGTCCTCGAGAGCAGTGATCTCCCGACTGGAGCCGTGCCGGTCCTGTACATCGTGATGGGGACGACCGGCATGGTGGCCGTGATGACCGGGACTCTCGCGCAGCGCCTGGGCAGTGTCCGGGTTGCGGCGCTGTGTCTCGTGGCGGTGGCCGCGGCGTTGGCGCTGCTGGGACTGGCGAGTGACTCCGTGCCGGCCGTGGCGGCCTCGGCCTGCGTCTTCGGCGTGGGCTACATGACCGGGTCGGCGGTCCTGGCGGTGTGGACTGCCGAGGTGCTCCCCGAGCGTGCGGGGACGGCCTTCACCGTGTGCCTGGTCGTGGGCGCGGTCGCCTCGGTGGCTGCTCCTGCCGTGGCCGGCGCGCTGCTTCCCGCCGTGGGGATGACGATGCTCCTGGTCGCCACGGGCGTGGTCTCCCTCGGCAGTGGAGTGGCCCTGCTCCTGCACCGCCCTGCCGCCGGGTCGATGTAA
- a CDS encoding VOC family protein — protein sequence MRVDHVSFAADQSGVKATAERLGRALGVAPVDGGLHPRFGTRNMILPLAHERYVEIVEVLDHPSSDKAPFGQVVRARSEAGGGWMGWVIRVDDDLESVEKRLDRQAVNGNRRLADGREFLWKQIGIKGTLADPQLPFFVKWGEGSPHPSQEAETEVTIASLQIAGDPDRVRDWLGGLPPEETSSVIDFDFIAPNGTPGLMSVTFNTPHGPVTL from the coding sequence ATGCGCGTTGACCACGTCTCCTTTGCAGCCGACCAGAGCGGTGTCAAGGCCACTGCCGAGCGTCTTGGTAGGGCCCTCGGGGTCGCACCGGTGGATGGCGGTCTGCATCCGCGTTTCGGCACCCGCAACATGATCCTCCCGCTGGCGCACGAGCGGTACGTCGAGATCGTCGAGGTGCTCGACCACCCCAGCTCGGACAAGGCCCCCTTCGGTCAGGTCGTGCGGGCCCGCTCCGAGGCCGGTGGCGGCTGGATGGGCTGGGTCATCCGCGTCGATGACGACCTGGAGTCCGTGGAGAAGCGCCTGGACCGCCAGGCCGTCAACGGCAACCGGCGCCTCGCCGACGGTCGCGAGTTCCTGTGGAAGCAGATCGGTATCAAGGGCACCCTCGCGGACCCGCAGCTGCCCTTCTTCGTCAAGTGGGGCGAGGGCTCGCCGCACCCGTCGCAGGAGGCGGAGACCGAGGTGACCATCGCGTCGCTGCAGATCGCCGGTGACCCCGACCGGGTGCGCGACTGGCTGGGTGGCCTTCCCCCGGAGGAGACCTCCTCGGTCATCGACTTCGACTTCATCGCGCCCAACGGCACGCCCGGCCTGATGTCGGTCACCTTCAACACCCCCCACGGTCCCGTCACCCTCTGA
- a CDS encoding TrmH family RNA methyltransferase — translation MPDLVITSPANQRLKDLVTLRRRRVRESSGTTLLEGLEETTLALDAGVVPHALFHCPDLMLDPGAGAALVERARRSGAEVVELGRTAFEKVAYREGPDGILARVPSPGRVLADVDLPEGALVLLCEGVEKPGNLGAMLRTADAAGVALVIAADPVTDWGNPNVIRSSKGTVFSVPVASASTDEAWTWLAERGVAVVATTPDTDVDHTDADLTGPVAVAVGSEKYGLTDAALARAQHRVRIPMVGQANSLNVATSAAIVVYEAVRQRRAV, via the coding sequence ATGCCCGATCTCGTCATCACCTCTCCCGCCAACCAGCGCCTGAAGGACCTCGTCACGCTGCGCCGACGCCGCGTGCGCGAGAGCTCCGGGACCACGCTCCTCGAGGGTCTCGAGGAGACCACGCTCGCCCTCGACGCCGGTGTCGTGCCGCACGCCCTCTTCCACTGCCCCGACCTGATGCTCGACCCCGGTGCCGGGGCTGCGCTCGTCGAGCGCGCCCGCCGCTCCGGTGCGGAGGTCGTCGAGCTGGGTCGGACCGCGTTCGAGAAGGTCGCCTACCGCGAGGGGCCGGACGGGATCCTCGCCCGGGTGCCCTCGCCCGGACGCGTGCTCGCCGACGTGGACCTGCCCGAGGGGGCGCTGGTCCTGCTCTGCGAAGGGGTGGAGAAGCCGGGCAACCTCGGCGCGATGCTCCGCACCGCCGACGCGGCCGGGGTCGCCCTCGTCATCGCCGCCGACCCGGTCACCGACTGGGGCAACCCCAACGTCATCCGCTCGAGCAAGGGCACGGTCTTCTCCGTCCCGGTCGCCTCCGCGAGCACCGACGAGGCGTGGACGTGGCTGGCCGAGCGCGGCGTCGCCGTGGTCGCGACGACGCCGGACACCGACGTCGACCACACGGACGCCGACCTCACCGGCCCGGTCGCCGTCGCGGTCGGGTCGGAGAAGTACGGGCTGACCGACGCCGCCCTGGCCCGGGCGCAGCACCGGGTACGGATTCCCATGGTGGGGCAGGCCAATTCGCTCAATGTCGCCACGTCGGCGGCCATCGTCGTCTACGAGGCGGTCCGCCAGCGTCGGGCGGTCTGA
- a CDS encoding phosphatase PAP2 family protein has translation MTGVMLLVAAVGEFLVVPSDRVRGVDLAWVERARGWIDGRPALEDATLLWADLSGPWVVHPLVLLLAAGLVLTGRAPRRALLVVPVGLAGWALGSLCKLLVARPRPEPDAPITMVDSFSYPSGHATNVALGAVLVIALLRMVARRWIRWSATTLVLLVAVLTVLNRLALGVHFVSDVVAGVALGTAMGVVGLSLTGQMRWCRARAKR, from the coding sequence ATGACGGGCGTGATGCTGCTCGTCGCGGCGGTCGGCGAGTTCCTCGTCGTGCCCTCCGACCGGGTGCGCGGGGTCGACCTCGCATGGGTCGAGCGGGCGAGGGGCTGGATCGACGGACGGCCCGCGCTCGAGGACGCCACCCTGCTGTGGGCCGACCTCAGCGGGCCGTGGGTCGTGCACCCACTCGTGCTGCTGCTCGCGGCCGGGCTCGTGCTCACCGGTCGGGCTCCCCGCCGGGCCCTGCTCGTCGTGCCCGTCGGGCTGGCGGGTTGGGCCCTGGGGTCATTGTGCAAGCTGCTCGTCGCCCGCCCGCGTCCGGAGCCGGACGCCCCGATCACGATGGTCGACAGCTTCTCCTACCCGAGCGGCCACGCCACCAACGTCGCCCTCGGCGCGGTGCTCGTCATCGCACTGCTGCGGATGGTGGCGCGGCGCTGGATCCGGTGGTCCGCGACGACGCTCGTCCTCCTCGTCGCGGTCCTGACCGTCCTCAACCGCCTCGCGCTCGGGGTCCACTTCGTCAGCGACGTCGTCGCCGGGGTCGCCCTGGGGACGGCCATGGGCGTGGTCGGGCTGTCGCTGACCGGTCAGATGCGCTGGTGCCGCGCCCGGGCGAAGAGGTAG
- a CDS encoding DUF1206 domain-containing protein, protein MNANQGLDEARRVARDVGDHPVLDAMARWGFLMSGLLHIVIGYTATRLAWGGGGSADQSGALATLASNPAGALLMWIIVVGLLALVVWQLTVAIAPGVGDGWLDRGKAVAKAAVYAVLAATAAQFALGSGSSKSSEESSQGVTTALMAQPAGQVLVGAIGVVIIGVGAYHVHKGLTHKFLEDLEKDPGVPARALGMIGYPAKGVVLGLVGAFFVLAAVQHQSSEAAGLDGALKSLKDEPFGPYLITAVGVGFVAFGIYLFARARHQRI, encoded by the coding sequence GTGAATGCCAACCAAGGGCTCGACGAAGCCCGCCGGGTCGCCCGCGATGTCGGCGACCACCCCGTCCTGGACGCCATGGCCCGATGGGGCTTCCTCATGTCGGGGCTGCTGCACATCGTCATCGGGTACACCGCCACCCGGCTGGCGTGGGGTGGCGGTGGCTCGGCCGACCAGTCCGGTGCTCTCGCCACGCTCGCGAGCAACCCGGCCGGCGCCCTGCTGATGTGGATCATCGTCGTCGGCCTGCTGGCACTCGTGGTGTGGCAGCTGACCGTCGCGATCGCACCCGGGGTGGGTGACGGCTGGCTCGACCGGGGCAAGGCCGTCGCCAAGGCCGCGGTCTACGCCGTCCTGGCCGCCACCGCGGCCCAGTTCGCCCTCGGCTCGGGCTCCTCGAAGTCCTCCGAGGAGTCCTCCCAGGGCGTCACCACCGCCCTCATGGCGCAGCCCGCCGGCCAGGTGCTCGTCGGCGCCATCGGTGTCGTCATCATCGGGGTCGGCGCCTACCACGTGCACAAGGGGCTCACCCACAAGTTCCTCGAGGACCTCGAGAAGGACCCGGGTGTGCCGGCGCGTGCCCTCGGGATGATCGGCTACCCGGCGAAGGGGGTCGTCCTCGGCCTCGTCGGGGCCTTCTTCGTCCTCGCCGCCGTGCAGCACCAGTCGTCCGAGGCGGCCGGTCTGGACGGGGCGCTGAAGTCCCTGAAGGACGAGCCCTTCGGGCCGTACCTGATCACCGCCGTGGGCGTGGGCTTCGTCGCCTTCGGCATCTACCTCTTCGCCCGGGCGCGGCACCAGCGCATCTGA
- a CDS encoding HAD family hydrolase — MEPHLVALDVDGTILTHDGRMPPATREAVRAVADAGHHVVISTGRSVIATLPVLEMLELDRGMAVCSNGAVTIALDSSEPQGYRIEETVTFDPKPAMNLVREHAPHVLAAVEEVGVGFKVARPYPEGVLWGRQVVVPWEELVAKPATRVTFHDPEGDSDDFLELVERIGLHGVEYAVGYTAWLDLAPEGVSKGSALEIVRRTLRVEPGLTFAAGDQRNDLEMLRWAARGVAMGDAPDEVVAAADEQTGRVAEDGLVDALRPFL; from the coding sequence ATGGAGCCGCACCTCGTCGCCCTGGATGTCGACGGCACGATCCTCACGCACGACGGCCGGATGCCTCCGGCGACCCGCGAGGCGGTGCGGGCGGTGGCCGACGCCGGTCACCACGTCGTCATCTCCACCGGGCGCTCGGTGATCGCGACGCTCCCGGTCCTGGAGATGCTCGAGCTCGACCGGGGGATGGCGGTCTGCTCCAATGGCGCCGTGACCATCGCCCTCGACTCGTCCGAGCCGCAGGGCTACCGCATCGAGGAGACGGTGACCTTCGACCCGAAGCCCGCGATGAACCTCGTGCGCGAGCACGCCCCTCACGTCCTGGCCGCCGTCGAGGAGGTGGGTGTCGGCTTCAAGGTCGCCCGGCCCTACCCCGAGGGCGTGCTCTGGGGTCGTCAGGTCGTCGTCCCGTGGGAGGAGCTCGTTGCCAAGCCGGCGACCCGGGTGACCTTCCACGACCCCGAGGGGGACAGCGACGACTTCCTCGAGCTCGTCGAGCGGATCGGTCTGCACGGTGTGGAGTACGCGGTCGGCTACACCGCGTGGCTGGATCTCGCGCCGGAGGGCGTCTCCAAGGGGTCGGCCCTGGAGATCGTCCGGCGCACCCTGCGCGTCGAGCCGGGCCTGACGTTCGCGGCCGGTGACCAGCGCAATGACCTCGAGATGCTGCGGTGGGCCGCCCGCGGGGTCGCCATGGGCGACGCGCCCGACGAGGTCGTCGCCGCCGCCGACGAGCAGACCGGACGCGTCGCGGAGGACGGCCTCGTCGACGCGTTGCGACCCTTCCTCTGA
- a CDS encoding siderophore-interacting protein produces the protein MRIAELKDRVVFGAARVWYRNSMADVAQRTGHAQFRANVAAVRELNASMRRITLAAPEFTGYELAGPDEYFGLLVPGADGRLHLPDGERVNVRAAVADMPPEQQPGLRWYTIRELRRSRGEVDIDIVTHGDSGPGSAWALRAAVGDPVGFRSGGALYTAFEPPRQLLAADETAVPALLAILEERERRGLPGPGAGVTAHVEVPSASVLDGLGLPAEVTVHERGDADPGTAVLAALVADPATTAGLDYAWACGESGLATSVRRHLVQEVGMDKKAITFSGYWKLGSARG, from the coding sequence ATGAGGATCGCCGAGCTGAAGGACCGCGTCGTCTTCGGCGCCGCGCGCGTCTGGTACCGCAACTCGATGGCCGACGTCGCCCAGCGCACCGGGCACGCGCAGTTCCGGGCGAACGTAGCCGCGGTGCGCGAGCTCAACGCCTCGATGCGGCGGATCACGCTCGCGGCGCCGGAGTTCACCGGGTACGAGCTCGCCGGGCCGGACGAGTACTTCGGGCTGCTCGTGCCGGGAGCGGACGGGCGGCTGCACCTGCCCGACGGCGAGCGGGTCAACGTGCGCGCCGCCGTCGCCGACATGCCGCCGGAGCAGCAGCCGGGGCTGCGCTGGTACACGATCCGCGAGCTGCGCCGCTCGCGCGGGGAGGTCGACATCGACATCGTCACGCACGGTGACTCGGGGCCGGGGTCGGCCTGGGCGCTGCGGGCGGCCGTCGGCGACCCTGTCGGGTTCCGTTCCGGGGGAGCGCTGTACACGGCCTTCGAGCCGCCGCGTCAGCTCCTCGCCGCGGACGAGACCGCGGTCCCCGCACTCCTGGCGATCCTCGAGGAGCGGGAGCGAAGGGGGCTGCCCGGCCCGGGCGCCGGCGTCACCGCCCACGTCGAGGTGCCCTCGGCGTCCGTCCTCGACGGCCTCGGGCTGCCGGCTGAGGTCACCGTGCACGAGCGCGGCGACGCCGACCCGGGCACCGCGGTGCTGGCGGCCCTGGTCGCGGACCCGGCGACGACCGCCGGGCTCGACTACGCCTGGGCGTGCGGGGAGTCTGGCCTGGCGACCTCGGTGCGCCGGCACCTGGTGCAGGAGGTCGGCATGGACAAGAAGGCGATCACCTTCTCCGGGTACTGGAAGCTCGGGTCTGCGCGGGGCTGA
- a CDS encoding ABC transporter ATP-binding protein, which translates to MTADTHTPSVTPVADRAEGETPVPARLRAESVSLGYRDRTVVERLDLDVPDGEVTAIVGPNGCGKSTLLRGLARLLPAREGRIVLDGRDLARTPTKAVARTIGLLPQGPVAPEGLTVAELIAHGRHPHQGILRRASREDDAVVAEAMEVTGTTGLAERVVDELSGGQRQRVWIALALAQQPDILLLDEPTSFLDIAHQIEVLDLVRSLNAARGTTVVMVLHDLAMAARYATHLVAVREGRVVAQGDPCAVVTEELVREVFDVRCRILTDPDTGTPVVLPRPQEQS; encoded by the coding sequence ATGACGGCCGACACGCACACCCCGTCCGTCACGCCGGTGGCCGACCGGGCGGAGGGGGAGACCCCCGTGCCCGCCCGGCTGCGCGCCGAGTCGGTCAGCCTCGGCTACCGCGACCGCACCGTCGTCGAGCGCCTCGACCTCGACGTGCCCGACGGCGAGGTGACCGCCATCGTCGGGCCGAACGGTTGCGGCAAGTCCACCCTCCTGCGCGGTCTCGCCCGGCTGCTGCCCGCCCGCGAGGGGAGGATCGTCCTCGACGGGCGCGACCTGGCCAGGACCCCGACGAAGGCGGTCGCCCGCACCATCGGCCTGCTGCCGCAGGGACCGGTCGCGCCCGAGGGCCTGACGGTCGCCGAGCTGATCGCCCACGGCCGCCACCCCCACCAGGGCATCCTGCGCCGGGCCAGCCGTGAGGACGACGCGGTCGTCGCCGAGGCGATGGAGGTGACCGGCACGACCGGTCTCGCCGAGCGCGTCGTGGACGAGCTGAGCGGCGGTCAGCGCCAGCGGGTGTGGATCGCGCTCGCCCTCGCCCAGCAGCCGGACATCCTGCTGCTGGACGAGCCGACGTCCTTCCTCGACATCGCCCACCAGATCGAGGTGCTCGACCTCGTGCGCTCCCTCAACGCCGCACGGGGCACCACGGTGGTCATGGTGCTGCACGACCTGGCCATGGCCGCCCGCTACGCCACTCATCTCGTCGCCGTGCGCGAGGGCCGGGTCGTCGCCCAGGGCGACCCGTGCGCGGTGGTCACGGAGGAGCTCGTCCGCGAGGTCTTCGACGTGCGTTGCCGGATCCTGACCGACCCGGACACCGGGACCCCGGTCGTCCTCCCCCGACCACAGGAGCAGTCATGA
- a CDS encoding FecCD family ABC transporter permease, translated as MTLTTAPDPTSATAQLVRRVRRDRSRRALRRTWVLGLLVVAAFVVRVTLGDYTITVPDTLRIIGGADIPGAGFILMESKLPRAIAAVLAGASLAVAGAVMQDLMRNPLASPDILGISGGASTAAVFSLIVLGLTGPAVTLAAFLGALAVAAFLVGMSSGGAKGGTHALIIVGVGCSALLVALTHWVLLRADVYRLSEAMVWLTGSVASASWTEIGRLAVLAAVALPAMLLLHRRLRVMMLGDDLAAGLGVTVDRHRALAMLGVVLLVAGTCAVCGPIAFVALLAGPIGRRLHGGRTRLVDIALIGALMVVVADHIGAYLVPGGANLPVGVVTGLAGAPFLLWLIVTRTRVET; from the coding sequence ATGACGCTGACCACCGCCCCCGACCCCACGTCCGCGACCGCGCAGCTCGTGCGCCGCGTGCGGCGTGACCGCTCCCGGCGGGCGCTGCGCCGCACGTGGGTCCTGGGGCTGCTCGTCGTCGCGGCCTTCGTCGTGCGGGTCACCCTCGGCGACTACACGATCACCGTCCCGGACACGCTGCGGATCATCGGCGGCGCCGACATCCCCGGCGCCGGCTTCATCCTCATGGAGTCGAAGCTGCCGCGGGCGATCGCCGCCGTGCTCGCGGGCGCCTCGCTGGCCGTCGCCGGCGCGGTCATGCAGGACCTCATGCGCAACCCCCTGGCCAGCCCCGACATCCTCGGCATCAGCGGCGGCGCGTCGACCGCGGCGGTCTTCTCGCTCATCGTCCTCGGCCTGACCGGGCCGGCCGTCACGCTGGCTGCCTTCCTCGGTGCCCTGGCCGTGGCCGCCTTCCTCGTGGGCATGAGCAGCGGCGGAGCGAAGGGGGGCACCCACGCCCTGATCATCGTCGGCGTCGGCTGCTCCGCGCTGCTCGTCGCCCTGACCCACTGGGTCCTGCTGCGTGCGGACGTCTACCGGTTGTCCGAGGCGATGGTCTGGCTGACCGGGTCGGTCGCCTCCGCGAGCTGGACGGAGATCGGCCGCCTCGCGGTGCTCGCCGCCGTGGCCCTGCCGGCGATGCTCCTGCTGCACCGGCGGCTGCGCGTGATGATGCTCGGTGACGACCTCGCCGCCGGCCTGGGTGTCACCGTCGACCGCCACCGGGCGCTCGCGATGCTCGGCGTCGTCCTCCTCGTCGCGGGCACCTGCGCCGTGTGCGGACCGATCGCCTTCGTCGCGCTGCTCGCCGGCCCCATCGGTCGCCGCCTGCACGGGGGGCGCACCCGCCTCGTCGACATCGCCCTCATCGGCGCGCTCATGGTGGTCGTCGCCGACCACATCGGCGCCTACCTCGTGCCCGGCGGCGCGAACCTGCCCGTCGGCGTCGTCACCGGCCTCGCCGGTGCCCCCTTCCTCCTGTGGCTCATCGTCACCCGAACCCGAGTGGAGACCTGA
- a CDS encoding FecCD family ABC transporter permease: MTGATRTGAVAVGGLLLLAAASVASVLVGAESLPTAQVLAGFRDAGDGAAAGIVAARVDRTLIAVVVGACVAIAGTVLQGLTRNPIAEPGILGLNAGAALLVVIGIRAGLLDGVVDYLWTALLGVILAGVLVHAITSTVPLRHQPMTTALAGAAIMAASSSIMVGLLLADDTALDLFRYWQVGSVAGKDAGLILPVLPFVLVGLVLTLTSGRTLNAMALGDDVARSLGQRVVLARGGALAGALLLTAAACALAGPIAFVGLAVPHLLRLFSGPDHGRLLLGSLLVGPALVVAADTLGRVIAPPGEVQVGVMTAVVGAPVLIVLARRAVRR, translated from the coding sequence ATGACCGGTGCCACGCGGACGGGTGCCGTCGCGGTGGGGGGCCTGCTCCTCCTCGCGGCGGCATCGGTCGCGTCGGTACTCGTCGGGGCGGAGTCCCTGCCCACCGCCCAGGTCCTCGCCGGGTTCCGTGACGCGGGTGACGGCGCGGCCGCCGGCATCGTCGCCGCCCGGGTCGACCGGACCCTCATCGCGGTCGTCGTCGGCGCCTGCGTCGCCATCGCGGGCACGGTCCTGCAGGGCCTGACCCGCAACCCGATCGCCGAGCCCGGCATCCTCGGGCTCAACGCCGGCGCAGCGCTGCTCGTCGTCATCGGCATCCGCGCCGGGCTCCTCGACGGCGTCGTCGACTACCTGTGGACCGCGTTGCTCGGGGTGATCCTCGCGGGAGTCCTCGTCCACGCGATCACCTCGACCGTCCCCCTTCGTCACCAGCCGATGACCACCGCCCTCGCCGGCGCGGCGATCATGGCCGCCAGCTCGAGCATCATGGTCGGTCTGCTCCTCGCCGACGACACCGCGCTGGACCTCTTCCGCTACTGGCAGGTGGGCTCGGTCGCCGGCAAGGACGCCGGGTTGATCCTGCCGGTCCTCCCCTTCGTCCTCGTCGGGCTCGTGCTCACGCTGACCTCCGGGCGCACCCTCAACGCGATGGCGCTCGGTGACGACGTCGCCCGCTCCCTGGGACAGCGGGTCGTGCTCGCCCGGGGCGGGGCGCTCGCCGGGGCGCTGCTGCTCACCGCGGCGGCGTGCGCGCTCGCCGGTCCCATCGCCTTCGTCGGCCTCGCGGTGCCGCACCTGCTGCGGCTCTTCAGCGGCCCCGACCACGGCCGCCTGCTCCTCGGCTCGCTGCTGGTGGGCCCCGCCCTCGTCGTCGCGGCCGACACCCTGGGCCGGGTCATCGCCCCACCGGGCGAGGTCCAGGTCGGCGTCATGACAGCGGTCGTCGGCGCCCCGGTGCTCATCGTCCTCGCCCGTCGGGCGGTGCGCCGATGA
- a CDS encoding ABC transporter substrate-binding protein: MSPNRRAVITSAPALLFALSACSTGSAADSGSAAKGGGSASAEPGAFPVTLEHAFGRTEITEAPTRIATVGWNDHDVLASFGVLPVGATKITWGGNQHGSTDWFDEAVKEIDPDAKIVRYDDTDGIPVDEIAKLTPDLVLGVNSGLTKEDYQKLSKIAPTVAYPELAWGTPWEVSVTMIGKAIGRPDQAGKLIGETNRLIDDAVAEHSEVKGKSVAWLSFSPTDKSKIDIYTSIDLRPQLLRRFGMEDAAIVKKNSKDDAFFFSVSAEKARDIDADVVIFYVESDKQVDTIKNDPLLGRIPAIERGSFVASADNSVAMTMSSPSPISMEVAVTQFLPEVADAAKAV, encoded by the coding sequence ATGTCGCCGAACCGCCGTGCCGTCATCACCTCGGCCCCCGCACTCCTCTTCGCCCTCTCGGCCTGCTCGACCGGCTCCGCCGCCGACAGCGGGTCCGCAGCGAAGGGGGGCGGGTCGGCCTCCGCGGAGCCCGGCGCCTTCCCGGTGACGCTCGAGCACGCCTTCGGCAGGACGGAGATCACCGAGGCCCCCACGCGCATCGCGACGGTCGGGTGGAACGACCACGACGTCCTCGCCTCCTTCGGGGTTTTGCCGGTCGGCGCCACCAAGATCACCTGGGGCGGCAACCAGCACGGCTCGACCGACTGGTTCGACGAGGCCGTCAAGGAGATCGACCCGGACGCGAAGATCGTGCGCTACGACGACACCGACGGCATCCCGGTCGACGAGATCGCCAAGCTCACCCCCGACCTCGTCCTCGGCGTCAACTCCGGCTTGACCAAGGAGGACTACCAGAAGCTGTCGAAGATCGCGCCGACCGTCGCCTACCCCGAGCTCGCCTGGGGCACGCCCTGGGAGGTCAGCGTGACGATGATCGGCAAGGCCATCGGCCGCCCCGACCAGGCCGGCAAGCTCATCGGCGAGACCAACCGACTCATCGACGACGCGGTGGCCGAGCACTCCGAGGTCAAGGGCAAGTCCGTCGCCTGGCTCTCCTTCAGCCCGACCGACAAGTCCAAGATCGACATCTACACGAGCATCGACCTGCGCCCTCAGTTGCTGCGCCGCTTCGGCATGGAGGACGCAGCGATCGTGAAGAAGAACTCGAAGGACGACGCCTTCTTCTTCTCCGTCTCCGCCGAGAAGGCACGCGACATCGACGCCGACGTCGTCATCTTCTATGTCGAGAGCGACAAGCAGGTCGACACGATCAAGAACGACCCGCTGCTCGGGAGGATCCCGGCGATCGAGCGGGGCAGCTTCGTCGCCTCCGCGGACAACTCCGTCGCGATGACGATGTCCTCGCCCTCGCCGATCTCCATGGAGGTCGCGGTGACGCAGTTCCTGCCCGAGGTGGCCGACGCCGCGAAGGCCGTCTGA
- the pyrE gene encoding orotate phosphoribosyltransferase, with product MTDIAADRARLLEIVKDKAIVHGRVTLSSGAEADYYVDLRRITLDGEAAPLVGRVMLDMVADLDFDAVGGLTLGADPVATSMLHATAATGERLDAFVVRKAGKAHGLQQRIEGPSIEGRRVLIVEDTSTTGSSPLEAATAAREAGAEVVAVATIADRATGAADRFAEAGLEYRHVFGLTDLGLA from the coding sequence GTGACTGACATCGCTGCCGACCGCGCCCGCCTGCTCGAGATCGTCAAGGACAAGGCCATCGTCCACGGACGGGTGACCCTCTCCTCCGGCGCGGAGGCCGACTACTACGTCGACCTGCGCCGCATCACCCTCGACGGCGAGGCCGCTCCGCTCGTCGGTCGGGTCATGCTCGACATGGTTGCCGACCTCGACTTCGACGCCGTCGGCGGGCTGACGCTCGGTGCCGACCCGGTCGCCACGTCGATGCTCCACGCCACCGCGGCGACGGGGGAGCGCCTGGACGCCTTCGTCGTGCGCAAGGCCGGCAAGGCGCACGGCCTGCAGCAGCGTATCGAGGGCCCGTCGATCGAGGGCCGTCGTGTGCTCATCGTCGAGGACACCTCGACGACCGGTTCCTCCCCGCTCGAGGCGGCCACCGCCGCCCGCGAGGCCGGCGCCGAGGTGGTCGCCGTCGCCACGATCGCCGATCGGGCCACCGGCGCGGCCGACCGGTTCGCCGAGGCGGGTCTGGAGTACCGGCACGTCTTCGGCCTGACCGACCTCGGCCTCGCCTGA